One part of the Sardina pilchardus chromosome 5, fSarPil1.1, whole genome shotgun sequence genome encodes these proteins:
- the LOC134080032 gene encoding RIMS-binding protein 2 isoform X4, protein MREVAERRQQLELEHEQALAILKFKQDEIKRLQRAQLFAKREHEGVVQVLESKVRELEDKCRSQSEQFGMLSQELEKFRLQASKIDLDSSGLLSHPSLSHLTNGLPGETVDVEAVLRAGSTPHAAGLVGLARLERSPTTKHRELPTISAKSASTSSTTKSDTTHLTPGSRPHSPRKASPTHEVDTASEVEELDIDVSPAPYSANRGAAKLQVFIARYSYNPYDGPNDNPEVELPLTAGEYIYVYGDMDDDGFYEGELMDGRRGLVPSNFVERVSDDDVMSAQAHEAADLSHNSFQDSSLHSGSERFQHSHPHHVRFGPNTTTTTTTPTPAATTDTSAASSASVPNPAASKPPALTVPITNGLDLDLEEVDVVPYPRKLTVIKQLAKSIIIGWEPPVVPAGWGSVWSYNVFVDQELRLNVPFGSQTKAVLERLDVASRAHRVSVQSLTERGGSDQLRCSLLVGRDVCVAPSQLRAERVTATSATLVWLPSNSNFVHIVSLNEEECELVKAGCYSLCLSNLTPSLQHRVKVEARPHRTPWELPQEGRERRTAVTTFNTLTAGPPDAPLDVQLEQGPSPGIANVSWLPVTIDAAGTSNGVSVTGYTIYADKKKVLEVSSPTAGSALLGPSQIQAVKAAQELTVRTMSPHGESSDSVPVNVQAKLAAIMAGPVPPSLPVPVLAAAAATAVPGPPAVSSCLTNSPAKMPALPYSLPPLDAHTSVPGGGAYANSPKAITANAPLPAGSYMEAWANPHMAVAPMPMALAMQQQQQQQQQQQQQQQQQHPQHQHPQYQHPQHPPPSAMNNPVVFAPQLSAALPASISAALEPHRETESPAPSAPRPGVSISDYLEDPSSAKLQQHEPYHHAPAPRMPALDSLNPPETHPMRPPNPSPFESETEEDLENTRLVSIEEFLGHGRPAARHQGYGGGLAEPTVDYQLESSRGSDLSDILEEEEEDLYSESIADVQGRGYSRAIGRDASGRDQSMAEAPLSRSEARQMKEVGEAGRVIGENTVRVFVALFPYDPVSMSPNPDAVEEELPFREGQIIKVYGDKDADGFFRGESNGRMGYVPCNMVSEIQVDDMETRDQLLAQGFLATEASMDKIDRSQSGAATGNPGPRRMVAIFDYDPRESSPNADIEAELTFSAGDIIYVFGDMDADGFFYGDLNGHKGLVPSNFLQPFPETVEELGGAAAMDHLVVMDARRDPVREGAPQERDDLAGDTEPDRTTPSGPEPDADPDPEPTLGPLPEAPASGGPTPTTASDSPLPTDPSSLSGKKKKGFFSKGKRLFKKLGSSKKE, encoded by the exons atgCGAGAGGTCGCTGAGCGAAGGCAGCAGCTGGAACTGGAACATGAGCAGGCACTGGCTATCCTCAAGTTCAAGCAGGATGAGATCAAGCGGCTACAGCGG GCACAGTTATTTGCCAAACGGGAGCATGAGGGTGTTGTTCAGGTGCTGGAG tcCAAGGTGCGCGAGCTGGAGGACAAATGCCGCAGCCAGAGCGAGCAGTTCGGCATGCTCTCGCAGGAGCTGGAGAAGTTCCGGCTGCAGGCCTCCAAAATCGACCTGGACAGCTCGGGCCTGCTGTCCCACCCCAGCCTCAGCCACCTGACCAACGGGCTCCCGGGGGAGACAG TGGACGTGGAGGCGGTGCTGCGGGCCGGCTCCACTCCCCACGCGGCTGGGCTGGTAGGGCTGGCCCGGCTGGAGCGCTCCCCCACCACCAAGCACCGCGAGCTGCCCACCATCAGCGCCAAGtccgcctccacctccagcaccaccaAGTCCGACACCACCCACCTCACGCCCGGCTCCCGGCCTCACAGTCCGCGCAAAGCCAGTCCCACACACGAA GTCGACACTGCCAGTGAGGTAGAGGAGTTGGATATAGACGTGTCTCCTGCTCCCTATTCTGCAAACAGAGGGGCTGCCAAACTCCAGGTCTTCATTGCCAGATACAG CTATAACCCTTACGATGGCCCGAATGATAACCCAGAGGTGGAGCTCCCCCTCACTGCAGGAGAGTACATCTATGTGTATGGAGATATGGATGACGATGGCTTCTATGAAG GTGAGCTGATGGATGGACGGAGAGGGCTGGTCCCCTCCAACTTCGTGGAGCGCGTGTCGGACGACGACGTCATGAGTGCCCAGGCCCACGAGGCGGCTGACCTGTCCCACAACTCCTTCCAGGACAGCAGCCTGCACAGCGGCAGCGAGCGCTTCCAGCACTCTCACCCCCACCACGTGCGCTTCggccccaacaccaccaccaccaccaccacccccacccccgccgcTACCACCGACACATCGGCCGCGTCCTCGGCCTCCGTCCCCAACCCCGCCGCGAGCAAGCCGCCGGCCCTCACCGTCCCCATCACCAACGGCCTGGACCTCGacctggaggaggtggacgTAGTGCCTTACCCGCGCAAGCTCACCGTCATCAAGCAGCTGGCCAAGAGCATCATCATCGGATGGGAGCCTCCGGTGGTGCCGGCCGGCTGGGGCTCCGTGTGGAGCTACAACGTCTTCGTGGACCAGGAGCTGCGGCTCAACGTGCCGTTCGGCTCCCAGACCAAAGCCGTGCTGGAGCGGCTGGACGTGGCGTCCCGGGCGCACCGCGTGTCCGTCCAGAGCCTGACGGAGCGCGGCGGCTCGGACCAGCTGCGCTGCAGCCTGCTGGTGGGCCGCGACGTCTGCGTGGCGCCGTCCCAGCTCCGGGCCGAGCGCGTCACGGCCACCTCGGCCACGCTGGTGTGGCTGCCCAGCAACAGCAACTTTGTGCACATCGTGTCCTTGAACGAGGAGGAGTGCGAGCTGGTGAAGGCCGGCTGCTACTCGCTGTGCCTCAGCAACCTCACGCCCAGCCTGCAGCACCGCGTCAAGGTGGAGGCGCGGCCGCACCGCACGCCCTGGGAGCTGCCGCAGGAGGGCCGCGAGCGCCGGACCGCCGTCACCACCTTCAACACGCTCACCGccg gtcccCCTGATGCCCCTCTGGACGTGCAGCTGGAGCAGGGTCCTTCCCCGGGGATCGCCAACGTCAGCTGGCTGCCTGTCACCATCGATGCTGCTGGAACCTCCAATGGGGTGTCCGTCACAGGCTACACCATCTACGCAGACAAGAAGAAG GTGTTGGAGGTGTCGTCCCCCACGGCGGGCAGTGCCCTGCTGGGCCCGTCTCAGATCCAGGCGGTGAAGGCGGCACAGGAGCTCACCGTGCGCACCATGTCCCCGCACGGCGAGTCCTCCGACTCCGTGCCCGTCAACGTCCAGGCCAAACTCGCTGCCATCATGGCGGGCCCCGTGCCCCCAAGTCTCCCTGTGCCAGTCCTGGCAgcagccgccgccaccgccgtgcCCGGCCCGCCCGCCGTCTCGTCCTGCCTCACCAACTCGCCTGCCAAAATGCCAGCGCTGCCCTACAGCTTGCCGCCGCTAGACGCGCACACATCGGTCCCCGGCGGGGGGGCCTATGCCAACTCTCCCAAAGCCATCACCGCGAATGCCCCCCTGCCCGCCGGCTCCTACATGGAGGCCTGGGCAAATCCTCACATGGCTGTTGCCCCCATGCCCATGGCCTTGgcaatgcagcagcagcagcagcagcaacagcagcaacagcagcagcagcaacaacaacatcctcagcatcagcatccTCAGTATCAGCATCCTCAGCATCCTCCACCGTCTGCCATGAACAACCCAGTGGTCTTCGCACCA CAGTTGAGCGCGGCCTTACCCGCCAGCATCTCCGCGGCGCTGGAACCCCACCGGGAGACGGAGAGCCCCGCACCCTCCGCCCCCCGCCCCGGCGTCTCCATCTCCGACTACCTGGAGGACCCCAGCAGTGCCAAGCTCCAGCAGCACGAGCCCTACCACCACGCGCCCGCGCCCCGCATGCCCGCGCTGGACTCCCTCAACCCCCCCGAGACGCACCCCATGCGGCCGCCCAACCCGTCGCCGTTCGAGTCGGAGACCGAGGAGGACCTGGAGAACACGCGGCTGGTGTCCATCGAGGAGTTCCTGGGCCACGGGAGGCCGGCGGCAAGACACCAG GGTTACGGTGGCGGTCTGGCGGAACCAACCGTTGACTACCAGCTAGAGAGCAGCCGAGGCTCGGACCTGTCTGAcatcctggaggaggaggaggaggacctgtACTCCGAGTCCATCGCAGACGTGCAGGGCAGGGGCTACAGCAGGGCCATCGGCAGG GACGCCAGCGGCAGAGACCAGTCGATGGCGGAGGCCCCACTGTCCCGCTCTGAAGCCAGGCAGATGAAAG AGGtcggagaggcagggagagtgaTCGGGGAGAACACAGTGCGGGTTTTCGTGGCCCTCTTCCCATACGACCCTGTCAGCATGTCACCTAATCCTGAcgcggtggaggaggagcttCCCTTCCGAGAGGGACAGATCATCAAG GTGTATGGTGACAAAGATGCGGATGGCTTCTTCCGCGGCGAGAGTAATGGTCGGATGGGCTACGTCCCGTGCAACATGGTGTCCGAGATCCAGGTGGACGACATGGAGACACGCGACCAGCTGCTGGCCCAGGGCTTCCTCGCCACCGAGGCATCCATGGATAAGATAG ATCGGAGCCAATCAGGAGCTGCCACGGGCAACCCGGGGCCACGGAGAATGGTGGCCATCTTTGACTATGATCCGCGAGAGAGCTCTCCCAATGCAGACATAGAG gCGGAGTTGACCTTCAGCGCTGGGGACATCATCTATGTGTTTGGTGACATGGACGCCGACGGCTTCTTCTAT GGAGACCTGAACGGACACAAAGGCCTGGTCCCGTCCAACTTCCTACAGCCCTTCCCCGAGACCGTAGAGGAGTTAGGTGGGGCTGCAGCGATGGACCACCTTGTAGTGATGGATGCTAGGAGAGACCCG GTGAGGGAGGGCGCGCCCCAGGAGCGGGACGACCTGGCGGGGGACACTGAACCAGACAGGACCACGCCGTCCGGACCGGAACCCGACGCCGACCCAGACCCAGAGCCCACTCTAGGACCACTCCCCGAGGCTCCGGCCAGCGGTGGCCCTACCCCGA
- the LOC134080032 gene encoding RIMS-binding protein 2 isoform X3, giving the protein MREVAERRQQLELEHEQALAILKFKQDEIKRLQRAQLFAKREHEGVVQVLESKVRELEDKCRSQSEQFGMLSQELEKFRLQASKIDLDSSGLLSHPSLSHLTNGLPGETVDVEAVLRAGSTPHAAGLVGLARLERSPTTKHRELPTISAKSASTSSTTKSDTTHLTPGSRPHSPRKASPTHEVDTASEVEELDIDVSPAPYSANRGAAKLQVFIARYSYNPYDGPNDNPEVELPLTAGEYIYVYGDMDDDGFYEGELMDGRRGLVPSNFVERVSDDDVMSAQAHEAADLSHNSFQDSSLHSGSERFQHSHPHHVRFGPNTTTTTTTPTPAATTDTSAASSASVPNPAASKPPALTVPITNGLDLDLEEVDVVPYPRKLTVIKQLAKSIIIGWEPPVVPAGWGSVWSYNVFVDQELRLNVPFGSQTKAVLERLDVASRAHRVSVQSLTERGGSDQLRCSLLVGRDVCVAPSQLRAERVTATSATLVWLPSNSNFVHIVSLNEEECELVKAGCYSLCLSNLTPSLQHRVKVEARPHRTPWELPQEGRERRTAVTTFNTLTAGPPDAPLDVQLEQGPSPGIANVSWLPVTIDAAGTSNGVSVTGYTIYADKKKVLEVSSPTAGSALLGPSQIQAVKAAQELTVRTMSPHGESSDSVPVNVQAKLAAIMAGPVPPSLPVPVLAAAAATAVPGPPAVSSCLTNSPAKMPALPYSLPPLDAHTSVPGGGAYANSPKAITANAPLPAGSYMEAWANPHMAVAPMPMALAMQQQQQQQQQQQQQQQQQHPQHQHPQYQHPQHPPPSAMNNPVVFAPQLSAALPASISAALEPHRETESPAPSAPRPGVSISDYLEDPSSAKLQQHEPYHHAPAPRMPALDSLNPPETHPMRPPNPSPFESETEEDLENTRLVSIEEFLGHGRPAARHQGYGGGLAEPTVDYQLESSRGSDLSDILEEEEEDLYSESIADVQGRGYSRAIGRDASGRDQSMAEAPLSRSEARQMKEVGEAGRVIGENTVRVFVALFPYDPVSMSPNPDAVEEELPFREGQIIKVYGDKDADGFFRGESNGRMGYVPCNMVSEIQVDDMETRDQLLAQGFLATEASMDKIVESAGVWDDSSVVDSSSQDRSQSGAATGNPGPRRMVAIFDYDPRESSPNADIEAELTFSAGDIIYVFGDMDADGFFYGDLNGHKGLVPSNFLQPFPETVEELGGAAAMDHLVVMDARRDPVREGAPQERDDLAGDTEPDRTTPSGPEPDADPDPEPTLGPLPEAPASGGPTPTTASDSPLPTDPSSLSGKKKKGFFSKGKRLFKKLGSSKKE; this is encoded by the exons atgCGAGAGGTCGCTGAGCGAAGGCAGCAGCTGGAACTGGAACATGAGCAGGCACTGGCTATCCTCAAGTTCAAGCAGGATGAGATCAAGCGGCTACAGCGG GCACAGTTATTTGCCAAACGGGAGCATGAGGGTGTTGTTCAGGTGCTGGAG tcCAAGGTGCGCGAGCTGGAGGACAAATGCCGCAGCCAGAGCGAGCAGTTCGGCATGCTCTCGCAGGAGCTGGAGAAGTTCCGGCTGCAGGCCTCCAAAATCGACCTGGACAGCTCGGGCCTGCTGTCCCACCCCAGCCTCAGCCACCTGACCAACGGGCTCCCGGGGGAGACAG TGGACGTGGAGGCGGTGCTGCGGGCCGGCTCCACTCCCCACGCGGCTGGGCTGGTAGGGCTGGCCCGGCTGGAGCGCTCCCCCACCACCAAGCACCGCGAGCTGCCCACCATCAGCGCCAAGtccgcctccacctccagcaccaccaAGTCCGACACCACCCACCTCACGCCCGGCTCCCGGCCTCACAGTCCGCGCAAAGCCAGTCCCACACACGAA GTCGACACTGCCAGTGAGGTAGAGGAGTTGGATATAGACGTGTCTCCTGCTCCCTATTCTGCAAACAGAGGGGCTGCCAAACTCCAGGTCTTCATTGCCAGATACAG CTATAACCCTTACGATGGCCCGAATGATAACCCAGAGGTGGAGCTCCCCCTCACTGCAGGAGAGTACATCTATGTGTATGGAGATATGGATGACGATGGCTTCTATGAAG GTGAGCTGATGGATGGACGGAGAGGGCTGGTCCCCTCCAACTTCGTGGAGCGCGTGTCGGACGACGACGTCATGAGTGCCCAGGCCCACGAGGCGGCTGACCTGTCCCACAACTCCTTCCAGGACAGCAGCCTGCACAGCGGCAGCGAGCGCTTCCAGCACTCTCACCCCCACCACGTGCGCTTCggccccaacaccaccaccaccaccaccacccccacccccgccgcTACCACCGACACATCGGCCGCGTCCTCGGCCTCCGTCCCCAACCCCGCCGCGAGCAAGCCGCCGGCCCTCACCGTCCCCATCACCAACGGCCTGGACCTCGacctggaggaggtggacgTAGTGCCTTACCCGCGCAAGCTCACCGTCATCAAGCAGCTGGCCAAGAGCATCATCATCGGATGGGAGCCTCCGGTGGTGCCGGCCGGCTGGGGCTCCGTGTGGAGCTACAACGTCTTCGTGGACCAGGAGCTGCGGCTCAACGTGCCGTTCGGCTCCCAGACCAAAGCCGTGCTGGAGCGGCTGGACGTGGCGTCCCGGGCGCACCGCGTGTCCGTCCAGAGCCTGACGGAGCGCGGCGGCTCGGACCAGCTGCGCTGCAGCCTGCTGGTGGGCCGCGACGTCTGCGTGGCGCCGTCCCAGCTCCGGGCCGAGCGCGTCACGGCCACCTCGGCCACGCTGGTGTGGCTGCCCAGCAACAGCAACTTTGTGCACATCGTGTCCTTGAACGAGGAGGAGTGCGAGCTGGTGAAGGCCGGCTGCTACTCGCTGTGCCTCAGCAACCTCACGCCCAGCCTGCAGCACCGCGTCAAGGTGGAGGCGCGGCCGCACCGCACGCCCTGGGAGCTGCCGCAGGAGGGCCGCGAGCGCCGGACCGCCGTCACCACCTTCAACACGCTCACCGccg gtcccCCTGATGCCCCTCTGGACGTGCAGCTGGAGCAGGGTCCTTCCCCGGGGATCGCCAACGTCAGCTGGCTGCCTGTCACCATCGATGCTGCTGGAACCTCCAATGGGGTGTCCGTCACAGGCTACACCATCTACGCAGACAAGAAGAAG GTGTTGGAGGTGTCGTCCCCCACGGCGGGCAGTGCCCTGCTGGGCCCGTCTCAGATCCAGGCGGTGAAGGCGGCACAGGAGCTCACCGTGCGCACCATGTCCCCGCACGGCGAGTCCTCCGACTCCGTGCCCGTCAACGTCCAGGCCAAACTCGCTGCCATCATGGCGGGCCCCGTGCCCCCAAGTCTCCCTGTGCCAGTCCTGGCAgcagccgccgccaccgccgtgcCCGGCCCGCCCGCCGTCTCGTCCTGCCTCACCAACTCGCCTGCCAAAATGCCAGCGCTGCCCTACAGCTTGCCGCCGCTAGACGCGCACACATCGGTCCCCGGCGGGGGGGCCTATGCCAACTCTCCCAAAGCCATCACCGCGAATGCCCCCCTGCCCGCCGGCTCCTACATGGAGGCCTGGGCAAATCCTCACATGGCTGTTGCCCCCATGCCCATGGCCTTGgcaatgcagcagcagcagcagcagcaacagcagcaacagcagcagcagcaacaacaacatcctcagcatcagcatccTCAGTATCAGCATCCTCAGCATCCTCCACCGTCTGCCATGAACAACCCAGTGGTCTTCGCACCA CAGTTGAGCGCGGCCTTACCCGCCAGCATCTCCGCGGCGCTGGAACCCCACCGGGAGACGGAGAGCCCCGCACCCTCCGCCCCCCGCCCCGGCGTCTCCATCTCCGACTACCTGGAGGACCCCAGCAGTGCCAAGCTCCAGCAGCACGAGCCCTACCACCACGCGCCCGCGCCCCGCATGCCCGCGCTGGACTCCCTCAACCCCCCCGAGACGCACCCCATGCGGCCGCCCAACCCGTCGCCGTTCGAGTCGGAGACCGAGGAGGACCTGGAGAACACGCGGCTGGTGTCCATCGAGGAGTTCCTGGGCCACGGGAGGCCGGCGGCAAGACACCAG GGTTACGGTGGCGGTCTGGCGGAACCAACCGTTGACTACCAGCTAGAGAGCAGCCGAGGCTCGGACCTGTCTGAcatcctggaggaggaggaggaggacctgtACTCCGAGTCCATCGCAGACGTGCAGGGCAGGGGCTACAGCAGGGCCATCGGCAGG GACGCCAGCGGCAGAGACCAGTCGATGGCGGAGGCCCCACTGTCCCGCTCTGAAGCCAGGCAGATGAAAG AGGtcggagaggcagggagagtgaTCGGGGAGAACACAGTGCGGGTTTTCGTGGCCCTCTTCCCATACGACCCTGTCAGCATGTCACCTAATCCTGAcgcggtggaggaggagcttCCCTTCCGAGAGGGACAGATCATCAAG GTGTATGGTGACAAAGATGCGGATGGCTTCTTCCGCGGCGAGAGTAATGGTCGGATGGGCTACGTCCCGTGCAACATGGTGTCCGAGATCCAGGTGGACGACATGGAGACACGCGACCAGCTGCTGGCCCAGGGCTTCCTCGCCACCGAGGCATCCATGGATAAGATAG TGGAATCGGCCGGAGTGTGGGACGACAGCTCTGTGGTTGACTCGTCCAGTCAAG ATCGGAGCCAATCAGGAGCTGCCACGGGCAACCCGGGGCCACGGAGAATGGTGGCCATCTTTGACTATGATCCGCGAGAGAGCTCTCCCAATGCAGACATAGAG gCGGAGTTGACCTTCAGCGCTGGGGACATCATCTATGTGTTTGGTGACATGGACGCCGACGGCTTCTTCTAT GGAGACCTGAACGGACACAAAGGCCTGGTCCCGTCCAACTTCCTACAGCCCTTCCCCGAGACCGTAGAGGAGTTAGGTGGGGCTGCAGCGATGGACCACCTTGTAGTGATGGATGCTAGGAGAGACCCG GTGAGGGAGGGCGCGCCCCAGGAGCGGGACGACCTGGCGGGGGACACTGAACCAGACAGGACCACGCCGTCCGGACCGGAACCCGACGCCGACCCAGACCCAGAGCCCACTCTAGGACCACTCCCCGAGGCTCCGGCCAGCGGTGGCCCTACCCCGA